One window of Marinobacterium aestuarii genomic DNA carries:
- a CDS encoding LysR family transcriptional regulator → MKYTLRQLQVFLAAAHSQNITRAAEELAMSQSAASGALRELETHFDIQLFDRVGKRLQLNELGRLLQPRVEALLAQALELEMALLQHAEAGPLKVGATLSIGNYLAVEIMARYMRDHPDARVTLDVENTAAIADKVRNFELDIGLVEGEVQHADLEVIPWREDELVVFCGADYALAGAGALSDAQLLAVPWILREGGSGTRQAFDRALYGLMPQMHILLELQHTEAIKRAVQAGLGVGCLSRVTLEDAFSRGDLVPLEVPGRDFRRLFYFVMHRQKYRSAGLVRWIQLCREA, encoded by the coding sequence ATGAAGTACACCCTGCGTCAACTTCAGGTGTTTCTGGCTGCGGCTCACAGCCAGAACATCACCCGTGCGGCCGAGGAGCTGGCGATGTCGCAGTCTGCTGCCAGTGGTGCCCTGCGTGAACTCGAAACCCACTTTGATATCCAGCTGTTTGACCGTGTCGGCAAGCGCCTGCAGTTGAATGAGCTGGGGCGCCTGCTGCAGCCCAGAGTCGAGGCGCTGTTGGCTCAGGCGCTGGAGCTGGAGATGGCGCTGTTGCAGCATGCCGAGGCTGGGCCGCTGAAAGTGGGTGCCACGCTGAGCATCGGCAATTACCTGGCCGTGGAGATCATGGCGCGCTACATGAGGGACCATCCCGATGCGAGGGTCACACTGGATGTCGAGAACACCGCCGCCATTGCCGACAAGGTGCGCAACTTCGAGCTGGATATTGGCCTGGTGGAAGGTGAGGTGCAGCATGCGGATCTCGAAGTCATTCCCTGGCGCGAGGACGAACTGGTGGTGTTCTGCGGCGCGGATTATGCGCTGGCCGGCGCAGGTGCGCTCAGCGACGCGCAGCTACTGGCGGTGCCCTGGATACTGCGTGAAGGCGGCTCCGGCACGCGCCAGGCGTTTGATCGTGCGCTCTATGGCTTGATGCCACAGATGCATATTCTGCTGGAGCTGCAGCACACAGAGGCGATCAAACGGGCGGTGCAGGCGGGGCTTGGCGTTGGTTGCCTGTCCAGGGTGACGCTGGAAGATGCCTTTAGTCGCGGCGATCTGGTACCGCTGGAGGTGCCGGGGCGCGATTTTAGGCGCCTGTTCTACTTTGTCATGCATCGGCAGAAATACCGCAGTGCGGGCCTGGTGCGTTGGATTCAGCTGTGTCGTGAGGCTTGA
- the chrA gene encoding chromate efflux transporter yields MWQIVVQFLMLGCVSFGGPAAHIGYFRNHFVERLGWLDERSFAELLALCQFLPGPASSQLGFAIGYRRGGILGGCCAFLGFTLPSVLLMLSLAAGGGWLLDQTWFDSVLHALKLLALVVVTDALSGMARSFCNGRLVLVIGLFGAMVALLLPGIAAQLAVLVLAAAVGAGWLGRTGKSVQSGAALPAAESNAAGRQRWALLLFGCLLVLSWLATESGLAGVAADFYQTGSLVFGGGHVVLPLLQAQLGADLAPSQFLLGYAAAQAVPGPMFTLATFLGYELVPQAPVLGALLATLAVFLPGFLVLIAALPDWHRWVARPALAGAVAGVNAVVVGLLLAALYQPVFVSAVTGGRDLALALAGLYLLRGVGLGVIALVPLAIIAGLLLL; encoded by the coding sequence ATGTGGCAGATTGTTGTGCAGTTCCTGATGCTGGGCTGCGTCAGTTTTGGTGGCCCGGCCGCCCATATCGGTTACTTTCGCAATCATTTTGTAGAGCGCCTGGGCTGGCTCGATGAGCGCAGTTTTGCCGAGCTGCTGGCGCTGTGCCAGTTTCTGCCGGGGCCCGCGTCCAGTCAGCTGGGGTTTGCCATCGGCTATAGGCGCGGCGGTATATTGGGTGGCTGCTGCGCCTTTTTGGGTTTTACGCTGCCCTCAGTGTTGCTGATGCTCTCCCTGGCCGCTGGCGGTGGCTGGTTGCTGGATCAGACCTGGTTTGATTCTGTGCTGCACGCTCTGAAGTTGCTGGCGCTGGTGGTGGTGACAGATGCCCTTTCGGGCATGGCGCGGTCTTTCTGTAATGGTCGGCTTGTGCTGGTCATCGGGCTGTTCGGCGCCATGGTGGCACTGCTGTTGCCCGGTATCGCCGCACAACTTGCGGTACTGGTGCTGGCGGCGGCTGTCGGTGCCGGTTGGCTGGGGAGAACGGGAAAATCCGTGCAGTCCGGTGCTGCGCTGCCTGCGGCCGAATCCAACGCGGCTGGCAGGCAGCGCTGGGCACTGTTGCTGTTTGGATGTCTGCTGGTGCTGTCATGGCTGGCTACCGAATCAGGCTTGGCGGGGGTAGCGGCGGATTTCTATCAGACCGGCAGTTTGGTGTTTGGCGGTGGTCACGTGGTGCTGCCATTGCTGCAGGCGCAGCTGGGCGCGGATCTGGCGCCATCCCAGTTCCTGCTCGGATACGCCGCCGCCCAGGCCGTGCCGGGGCCCATGTTTACCCTGGCGACCTTTCTGGGGTACGAGCTGGTGCCGCAGGCGCCGGTGCTGGGCGCGCTGCTGGCAACCCTGGCGGTGTTTCTGCCGGGGTTCCTGGTGCTGATTGCGGCGCTGCCCGATTGGCATCGCTGGGTGGCCAGGCCCGCGCTCGCCGGGGCCGTGGCGGGTGTTAATGCGGTGGTGGTGGGCTTGTTGCTGGCGGCGCTGTATCAGCCGGTGTTTGTCAGCGCCGTCACCGGCGGGCGAGACCTGGCGCTGGCGCTGGCAGGGCTCTATCTGTTGCGTGGCGTGGGGCTGGGGGTTATTGCCCTGGTGCCGCTGGCGATCATTGCGGGTCTGCTCCTGCTCTGA
- a CDS encoding YaiI/YqxD family protein: protein MHIWVDADACPKMIKDILFRAAQRTNTRMTLVANQFMSTPPGSLIDAIQVASGFDVADNTIVSKLQPGDLVITADIPLAAEVIDNNAWALNPRGELYTKENIRQRLSMRDFMETLRSSGIQTGGPATLGNTDRQAFANQLDRFLARTTAAGSNPPRP from the coding sequence ATGCACATCTGGGTCGACGCCGATGCCTGCCCCAAAATGATCAAGGACATTCTGTTCCGGGCCGCACAGCGCACCAATACACGCATGACGCTGGTCGCCAACCAGTTCATGAGCACGCCACCAGGCAGCCTGATCGATGCCATTCAGGTGGCCAGCGGCTTTGATGTCGCCGATAACACCATCGTCAGCAAACTGCAGCCCGGCGACCTGGTCATTACCGCCGACATTCCGCTGGCGGCCGAGGTCATCGACAACAACGCCTGGGCGCTCAATCCACGGGGCGAGCTCTATACCAAGGAAAACATTCGCCAGCGCCTGTCGATGCGGGACTTTATGGAAACCCTGCGCAGCTCCGGCATTCAGACCGGCGGACCGGCAACGCTGGGCAACACCGACCGACAGGCCTTCGCCAACCAGCTCGACCGCTTTCTTGCGCGCACTACCGCAGCCGGAAGCAACCCGCCTCGCCCCTAA
- a CDS encoding putative 4-hydroxy-4-methyl-2-oxoglutarate aldolase, producing the protein MDDLLPELCDHFEELVQVVEPMFGNFGGRGTFGGEIVTIKAFEDNSRVREQVALPGEGKVLVVDGGGSMRRAMLGDMLAEKAADNGWEGIVIYGCIRDVNAIADLDLGVQALGSHPLKTEKRGLGDVNVPVTFGGVTFRPGEYVYGDNNGLLVSPQKLELPQG; encoded by the coding sequence ATGGACGATCTTTTACCCGAACTGTGTGACCATTTTGAAGAACTGGTACAGGTGGTTGAGCCCATGTTCGGCAACTTTGGCGGCCGTGGTACCTTCGGTGGCGAGATTGTCACCATCAAGGCGTTTGAGGATAACTCCAGGGTGCGTGAACAGGTAGCGCTGCCCGGTGAGGGCAAGGTGCTGGTTGTCGATGGGGGGGGCTCCATGCGCCGTGCCATGCTGGGCGACATGCTGGCTGAGAAAGCGGCGGATAATGGCTGGGAAGGCATCGTGATCTATGGCTGCATCCGTGACGTTAACGCCATCGCCGATCTGGATCTGGGCGTGCAGGCGCTTGGCAGTCACCCGCTGAAGACCGAGAAACGGGGTCTGGGGGATGTCAATGTGCCGGTCACCTTCGGTGGTGTGACCTTCCGTCCGGGGGAGTACGTGTACGGTGACAATAACGGCCTGCTGGTAAGCCCGCAGAAGCTCGAGCTGCCGCAGGGCTGA
- a CDS encoding NAD(P)/FAD-dependent oxidoreductase, translating to MRTADVLVIGAGPCGLFQVFELGLLGLNAIVVEALEQPGGQCAELYPQKPIFDIPAIPEISGAQLTQSLLRQIAPFKAQFCFGERIEQLEPRGERFWLRGNKGTEFDVAAVVIAAGAGAFQPVRLKLEGIERLEGDQLFYAVKDRAQFQGKDLLVFGGGDSALDWVMALVSEARSVVLVHRSERFRAQPALVEQMHALCEQGRMRFVAGRASDYRLSDGRLTAVELTDSEGRTRWQEADSLLVFFGMVPDPGPVKHWGLAMDANQLQVDTERFETSLPGVFAIGDINTYPGKKKLILSGFHEAALAAFAIKSRLEPGKKVHLQYTTTSPLLRRRLGVDADS from the coding sequence ATGAGAACTGCTGATGTTCTGGTGATAGGCGCAGGCCCCTGCGGTCTGTTTCAGGTGTTCGAGCTGGGCCTGCTGGGGCTCAATGCCATAGTGGTGGAGGCGCTGGAGCAGCCCGGCGGCCAGTGCGCCGAGCTTTATCCGCAAAAACCTATTTTCGATATCCCTGCCATTCCCGAAATCAGCGGTGCCCAGCTGACGCAGAGCCTGCTGCGCCAGATCGCGCCTTTTAAGGCGCAGTTCTGTTTTGGTGAACGTATTGAGCAGCTTGAGCCACGGGGCGAGCGATTCTGGCTGCGTGGCAACAAGGGGACTGAATTTGATGTTGCCGCCGTGGTAATCGCCGCCGGTGCCGGGGCCTTTCAGCCGGTGCGCCTCAAGCTGGAGGGGATCGAAAGGCTTGAGGGTGATCAGCTGTTCTATGCCGTCAAGGATCGGGCGCAATTTCAGGGCAAGGATCTGCTGGTCTTCGGTGGGGGTGACTCGGCGCTGGACTGGGTCATGGCGCTGGTGTCTGAGGCTCGCTCTGTGGTGCTGGTGCACCGCTCCGAGCGTTTTCGGGCCCAGCCTGCACTGGTGGAGCAAATGCATGCATTGTGCGAGCAGGGGCGCATGCGCTTTGTCGCGGGGCGGGCAAGCGACTATCGTCTCTCTGATGGGCGCCTCACAGCGGTTGAGCTGACCGACAGTGAAGGGCGAACCCGCTGGCAGGAGGCCGACAGTCTGCTGGTGTTCTTTGGCATGGTGCCGGATCCCGGGCCTGTGAAGCACTGGGGCCTGGCGATGGATGCCAATCAGCTGCAGGTGGATACCGAGCGTTTCGAGACCTCGTTGCCGGGCGTGTTCGCCATCGGTGATATCAATACCTATCCTGGCAAGAAAAAATTGATTCTGAGCGGTTTTCATGAGGCGGCGCTGGCGGCCTTCGCCATCAAGTCGCGACTGGAGCCCGGCAAGAAGGTGCATCTGCAGTACACCACCACCAGTCCGCTGCTGCGTCGGCGTCTGGGTGTGGATGCCGACTCTTAG
- a CDS encoding RrF2 family transcriptional regulator, translated as MQLSRFTDYTLRVLFYVAINNERLSTLHEIADFYQISVEHLRKVVHALSKSGHLKTYRGQNGGLKLNMAPADINLGAIISQTEGTSPLIDCESQPCRLAGICNLQSALAEAQRVFMASLAQYSLADMLNSPQMQQQLISKTG; from the coding sequence ATGCAACTGAGCCGCTTCACGGACTACACCCTGCGGGTACTGTTTTATGTCGCCATCAACAACGAGCGCCTGTCAACCCTGCACGAGATTGCCGACTTCTACCAGATATCGGTGGAACACCTGCGCAAGGTGGTGCATGCGCTGTCCAAAAGCGGCCACCTTAAAACCTACCGCGGACAAAACGGCGGGCTCAAGCTGAACATGGCTCCAGCCGACATCAACCTCGGTGCCATTATCAGCCAGACCGAAGGCACCAGCCCGCTGATCGACTGCGAGTCCCAGCCCTGCCGCCTGGCTGGCATCTGCAACCTGCAAAGTGCCCTGGCCGAAGCCCAGCGCGTCTTTATGGCCAGCCTGGCCCAATACAGCCTGGCCGACATGCTCAACAGCCCCCAGATGCAGCAACAGCTGATCAGCAAGACAGGCTAA
- a CDS encoding HAD family hydrolase, with protein sequence MYKLLIFDWDGTVIDSAARIISSMQRSALDLGLEPLDAEAIRNIIGLGLPEAIQALVPGIDAAGIEGMRERYAHYYVTGDDTPTHLFAGARGSLESLHLKGYRLAVATGKNRHGLDRVFAQTGLGYLFELSRCADETTSKPDPHMLHEILQQTGVDVSQALMIGDTEYDLEMGHRAGMATVAVSYGAHHIDRLKPWRPVLEIDNFPELEHWLDEQTLS encoded by the coding sequence GTGTATAAATTGCTGATTTTCGATTGGGATGGAACCGTCATCGATTCTGCCGCTCGAATCATTTCGAGCATGCAGCGCTCGGCACTGGACCTTGGGCTGGAGCCGCTGGATGCCGAGGCGATCCGCAATATCATCGGCCTGGGGTTGCCAGAGGCGATACAAGCGCTGGTGCCGGGTATCGATGCCGCAGGTATCGAGGGCATGCGCGAGCGCTATGCGCATTACTATGTCACAGGTGACGATACACCCACCCATTTGTTTGCCGGCGCCCGCGGCAGTCTGGAGAGCCTGCATCTCAAGGGCTATCGGCTGGCGGTGGCCACGGGCAAGAATCGCCATGGGCTGGATCGGGTATTTGCACAGACGGGGCTCGGCTATCTGTTTGAGTTGTCGCGCTGCGCCGATGAAACTACCTCCAAGCCCGACCCGCACATGCTGCACGAGATACTGCAGCAAACGGGGGTTGATGTGTCGCAGGCGTTGATGATCGGTGATACCGAGTATGATCTTGAAATGGGTCATAGGGCCGGCATGGCGACGGTGGCGGTGAGCTATGGCGCTCACCATATTGACCGGCTCAAGCCCTGGCGGCCGGTGCTGGAGATCGATAATTTTCCGGAGCTGGAACACTGGCTCGACGAACAGACATTATCCTGA
- a CDS encoding S49 family peptidase — MADNPWDEKMDDKLQATVDKAQDGGKREWRLIEKLLMGLHAEQRRSRRWGIFFKLLTFGYLFGILAIFLIGKDLGHEVLTKEHTAIIDVRGPIADGEEASADNIVGALRAAFKEPKSRAVIMRINSPGGSPVQSGYVYDEIKRLRGLYPQKKLYAVISDIGASGAYYMAAAADEIYADKASLVGSIGVTSAGFGFVELIDKLGVERRALVSGEHKAFLDPFSPLKDSERRFWEEVLGTTHQQFIDQVRAGRGDRLKGDDSLFSGLIWTGEQALKLGLIDGLASSSMVARDIVGQEELVEYGSKLSALEKLVDRLGVSVSRSLATELGLGSMGTLR; from the coding sequence GTGGCCGATAATCCCTGGGACGAAAAAATGGATGACAAGTTGCAAGCGACGGTAGACAAGGCACAGGACGGCGGCAAGCGCGAATGGCGCCTGATCGAAAAACTGCTGATGGGGTTGCACGCCGAGCAGCGCCGCAGCCGGCGCTGGGGCATTTTCTTCAAGTTGCTGACCTTTGGCTACCTGTTCGGCATTCTGGCGATCTTCCTGATCGGCAAGGATCTGGGGCATGAGGTGCTGACCAAGGAGCACACGGCCATCATTGATGTGCGCGGTCCCATTGCTGATGGCGAAGAGGCCAGTGCCGACAATATAGTCGGGGCCCTGCGTGCCGCGTTCAAGGAGCCCAAGTCCCGCGCTGTGATCATGCGCATCAACAGCCCCGGCGGCAGCCCGGTACAGTCGGGTTATGTGTATGATGAAATCAAGCGCCTGCGCGGGCTTTATCCGCAGAAGAAACTCTATGCCGTCATCAGCGATATAGGCGCGTCAGGGGCCTATTACATGGCGGCGGCGGCGGATGAGATTTACGCCGACAAGGCGAGTCTGGTCGGTTCCATTGGCGTGACCTCGGCGGGTTTTGGCTTTGTGGAGCTGATCGACAAGCTCGGTGTGGAGCGCCGTGCGCTGGTCTCCGGTGAGCACAAGGCTTTTCTTGATCCGTTCAGCCCGCTAAAAGACAGCGAACGGCGTTTCTGGGAGGAAGTGCTGGGCACCACCCATCAGCAGTTTATTGATCAGGTACGTGCCGGGCGCGGTGACCGACTCAAGGGAGATGACAGTCTCTTTAGTGGTCTGATCTGGACCGGCGAGCAGGCGCTGAAACTGGGGCTTATCGACGGGCTTGCCAGCAGCAGCATGGTTGCGCGGGATATCGTCGGGCAGGAAGAGCTGGTTGAGTACGGCTCCAAGCTTTCAGCCCTGGAGAAGCTGGTCGACCGGCTCGGCGTGAGCGTTTCCAGGTCCCTGGCCACAGAGCTCGGCCTGGGCAGCATGGGCACGCTGCGCTAA
- a CDS encoding Maf family protein — MNKLILASSSAYRRALLDKLQLPYECISPDIDESPQPGEGAEDLVRRLALEKARAIARTTPNALIIGSDQVAVLEGDIIGKPLTRDKARAQLLRASGRSVRFVTGLCLLNSNSQHSQIDAIDFHVHFRALSEQQIERYLDREEPYQCAGSFKAEGLGIALFERLEGDDPNSLIGLPLIRLVRMLENAGIQVL, encoded by the coding sequence ATGAATAAACTGATCCTGGCCTCGAGTTCCGCCTACAGACGCGCCCTGCTCGACAAATTACAGCTGCCCTATGAATGCATCAGCCCCGATATTGATGAAAGCCCACAGCCGGGCGAAGGCGCCGAAGACCTGGTACGGCGCCTGGCACTGGAGAAGGCCCGCGCCATCGCCAGAACGACACCCAATGCCCTCATTATTGGCTCAGACCAGGTCGCGGTGCTCGAGGGTGACATTATCGGCAAGCCCCTCACGCGTGACAAAGCCCGCGCCCAACTGCTGCGCGCATCGGGCCGCAGCGTACGCTTTGTCACAGGCCTGTGCCTGCTGAACAGCAACAGTCAGCACAGCCAGATCGATGCGATCGACTTTCACGTACATTTTCGCGCTCTCAGCGAACAGCAGATCGAACGCTATCTCGACCGCGAGGAGCCCTACCAGTGCGCCGGCAGCTTCAAGGCCGAAGGGCTCGGCATCGCGCTCTTTGAGCGTCTGGAGGGCGACGACCCCAACAGTCTGATCGGCTTGCCCCTGATACGCCTGGTACGGATGCTGGAAAATGCCGGCATTCAGGTGTTGTAA
- a CDS encoding YceD family protein, with amino-acid sequence MSYGPLPKRVDPRKLAEREVRIQGLASLNGMPRLSSYLVEEEGEITVDLLFSLDPQRIRTVSGNAQGRVHMTCQRCLESVEIDVEASFNLAVAPSEEVAKTLPRHYDPLIVEDEDIELWSVVEEELILNLPVVPYHDDCSIQTSFGEIAPEDGKSQKPNPFSVLARLKADADKS; translated from the coding sequence ATGTCGTACGGACCATTACCGAAAAGAGTTGACCCGCGAAAGCTTGCCGAACGGGAAGTACGTATTCAGGGGCTTGCCAGCCTGAATGGAATGCCACGCTTGTCGTCTTACCTTGTTGAGGAAGAAGGCGAGATCACCGTGGATCTTCTGTTTTCTCTGGATCCTCAGCGAATTCGTACAGTTTCGGGCAATGCACAAGGCAGGGTCCACATGACGTGTCAGCGCTGTCTGGAGTCCGTCGAGATTGATGTTGAGGCCAGCTTTAATCTGGCAGTCGCGCCCAGCGAGGAAGTGGCTAAAACATTGCCACGTCATTATGATCCGCTGATCGTTGAGGACGAAGATATCGAACTCTGGTCTGTCGTGGAGGAGGAGTTGATCCTAAACCTCCCGGTGGTGCCTTATCACGACGACTGTAGTATTCAGACCTCCTTCGGGGAAATCGCCCCGGAAGATGGGAAGTCACAAAAACCTAACCCGTTCAGTGTATTGGCCAGGCTGAAGGCCGACGCTGACAAGAGTTGA
- the rpmF gene encoding 50S ribosomal protein L32 → MAVQKNKKSRSKRDMRRSHDALGTPSLSVEATTGETHMRHHVSADGFYRGRQVINKQDEI, encoded by the coding sequence ATGGCAGTACAGAAGAACAAAAAGTCCCGGTCTAAGCGTGACATGCGTCGTTCCCATGACGCTCTGGGCACCCCGAGTCTTTCTGTTGAAGCCACCACTGGCGAAACTCATATGCGTCACCACGTGAGCGCCGATGGTTTTTACCGTGGTCGTCAGGTTATCAACAAGCAGGACGAAATCTAA
- the plsX gene encoding phosphate acyltransferase PlsX yields MSGFCTIAIDAMGGDFGPRVTVPATVEALERYPGLTIKLVGQTDTFTPYLQDISASVRDRLQPVQADDLIAMDEKPSHALRKGQNSSLSVALQLVADGQANACVSAGNTGALMVIGRHLLRMLEGIDRPAIVTAVPTLEGHCYMLDLGANVDCCAEHLLQFAIMGSVMTQAVDGITAPRVGLLNIGQEAIKGNEQVKLASALIRAHGRLNYIGYVEGDDIFAGKADVVVCDGFVGNIALKSSEGVSRLVASRLRAAFGRTWYRRVLAWLARPVLRELGQQLDPSRRNGASLLGLQGIVVKSHGGADSACFGFAIDEAVAEIKMDVPRRISEQLAASLV; encoded by the coding sequence TTGTCCGGCTTTTGTACCATTGCGATTGATGCGATGGGCGGGGACTTCGGTCCCCGCGTTACGGTTCCCGCCACCGTTGAGGCGCTTGAGCGATACCCAGGTCTAACCATTAAGCTGGTTGGCCAAACCGATACCTTTACCCCCTACCTGCAAGATATTTCCGCATCCGTGCGCGATCGGCTGCAGCCTGTTCAGGCTGATGACCTTATTGCCATGGATGAAAAACCATCCCATGCGTTGCGCAAAGGCCAGAATAGCTCCCTCAGTGTTGCCCTGCAGCTGGTTGCTGATGGTCAGGCAAATGCCTGCGTCAGTGCGGGCAATACAGGTGCGCTGATGGTGATCGGGCGGCATCTGTTGCGCATGCTGGAGGGGATTGATAGGCCGGCTATCGTGACGGCGGTACCCACGCTTGAGGGGCACTGCTACATGCTCGATCTGGGCGCCAATGTGGACTGCTGTGCCGAGCATCTGCTGCAGTTTGCCATCATGGGCTCAGTCATGACCCAGGCGGTGGACGGCATTACTGCCCCCCGTGTCGGCTTGCTGAATATTGGTCAGGAAGCCATCAAGGGTAACGAGCAGGTCAAACTCGCGTCCGCGCTGATCAGGGCGCATGGGCGTCTCAACTATATCGGCTATGTCGAGGGTGATGATATCTTCGCCGGCAAGGCTGATGTGGTGGTGTGTGACGGCTTTGTCGGTAATATTGCGCTCAAGAGCAGTGAGGGTGTGTCGCGCCTGGTGGCGAGCCGGCTGCGTGCGGCCTTTGGGCGCACCTGGTACAGGCGTGTGCTGGCCTGGCTGGCGCGGCCGGTACTGCGCGAGCTGGGGCAGCAGCTGGATCCGTCGCGGCGCAATGGTGCCAGTCTGCTCGGGCTCCAGGGTATCGTCGTCAAGAGTCATGGCGGGGCCGACAGTGCCTGTTTTGGCTTTGCCATAGATGAGGCGGTCGCCGAGATAAAGATGGATGTGCCGAGGCGAATCAGCGAGCAGCTTGCTGCATCCCTGGTCTGA
- the fabD gene encoding ACP S-malonyltransferase, producing the protein MSQALAFVFPGQGSQHLGMLAELAEQYSVIQETFAEASQVLGYDLWALVQQGSEDELNNTEVTQPALLSAAVALWRLWQERGGATPALMAGHSLGEYSALVCAGVLGFADGVRLVQLRGRLMQQAVPAGTGAMAAILGLDDAAIAAACEGAAQGQVVSPVNFNCPGQVVIAGEKAAVERAMEACKAAGAKRAIPLPVSVPSHCALMRPAAEGMAPVLADIVLQAPQIPVLQNVDAAVPATLEQIRENLLAQLYSPVLWTRTVQAMVAAGAETMVECGPGKVLSGLNKKVHKALNVVAINEPAGLAKALGE; encoded by the coding sequence ATGTCGCAAGCGCTTGCTTTTGTTTTCCCCGGACAGGGTTCCCAGCATCTTGGTATGCTGGCTGAACTCGCCGAACAGTATTCCGTTATTCAGGAAACCTTTGCCGAGGCGTCCCAGGTGCTGGGGTATGACCTCTGGGCGCTGGTACAGCAGGGTTCTGAAGACGAATTGAACAATACCGAGGTTACCCAGCCTGCATTGCTCAGTGCTGCCGTGGCGCTGTGGCGTCTGTGGCAAGAGCGCGGCGGTGCTACGCCTGCACTGATGGCCGGTCACAGTCTGGGTGAATACAGCGCCCTGGTATGCGCCGGTGTGCTTGGCTTCGCCGATGGCGTGCGCCTGGTGCAGTTGCGTGGTCGCCTGATGCAGCAGGCAGTGCCTGCGGGCACGGGGGCCATGGCGGCCATTCTCGGGCTGGATGATGCGGCTATTGCCGCGGCCTGTGAGGGTGCAGCCCAGGGGCAGGTGGTGTCGCCGGTCAATTTCAACTGCCCGGGCCAGGTGGTGATCGCCGGTGAAAAGGCGGCCGTTGAGCGCGCCATGGAGGCCTGCAAGGCCGCTGGTGCCAAACGGGCGATTCCGCTGCCGGTGAGCGTGCCGTCACACTGTGCGCTGATGCGTCCGGCAGCTGAGGGGATGGCGCCTGTGCTGGCCGATATTGTGCTGCAGGCACCGCAAATTCCGGTGCTGCAGAACGTGGATGCCGCTGTGCCGGCGACCCTTGAGCAGATCCGGGAGAACCTGCTGGCGCAGCTCTACAGTCCGGTGCTCTGGACGCGTACTGTGCAGGCCATGGTGGCTGCCGGTGCTGAGACCATGGTGGAGTGCGGCCCCGGCAAGGTGTTGTCCGGCCTCAACAAGAAAGTGCACAAGGCACTCAATGTGGTTGCGATCAACGAGCCCGCAGGCCTTGCCAAGGCGCTGGGCGAATAA
- the fabG gene encoding 3-oxoacyl-ACP reductase FabG yields the protein MSIEGKVALVTGATRGIGRAIAHELAGQGAIVVGTATSESGAQTISAYLGEAGFKGAGMVLDVSSAESVEQVIKRIQDEFGAVDILVNNAGITRDNLMMRMKEDEWDSVLNTNLTSVYRVVKACLRGMTKARWGRIISVSSVVASMGNAGQANYAAAKAGMEGFTRALAREVGSRNVTVNCVAPGFIDTDMTSGLADEHKAHLQAQIPMNRLGQPEEIAAVVGFLAGQGGAYVTGETIQVNGGMYMA from the coding sequence ATGAGTATCGAAGGTAAAGTGGCGCTGGTGACCGGTGCTACCCGTGGTATCGGCAGGGCAATTGCGCATGAGTTGGCAGGTCAGGGCGCCATTGTGGTGGGTACGGCAACTAGCGAATCGGGGGCTCAGACCATCAGTGCCTACCTCGGTGAAGCGGGTTTCAAAGGCGCAGGCATGGTGCTGGATGTCTCCAGTGCAGAGTCTGTTGAGCAGGTCATCAAGCGCATTCAGGATGAGTTTGGTGCGGTGGATATCCTCGTCAATAATGCGGGTATCACCCGCGATAATCTGATGATGCGGATGAAAGAAGATGAGTGGGATTCGGTGCTGAATACCAATCTCACCTCGGTTTATCGCGTCGTCAAGGCGTGCCTGCGTGGCATGACCAAGGCGCGCTGGGGTCGCATCATCAGTGTCAGCTCGGTGGTGGCCTCCATGGGCAATGCCGGCCAGGCCAACTACGCGGCCGCCAAGGCGGGTATGGAGGGCTTCACCCGTGCGCTGGCGCGTGAGGTGGGTTCACGCAATGTTACGGTTAACTGTGTCGCGCCGGGCTTTATCGATACCGACATGACCAGTGGTCTGGCAGATGAGCACAAGGCGCATCTGCAGGCGCAAATTCCAATGAATCGTCTCGGTCAGCCCGAGGAGATCGCTGCCGTGGTGGGCTTTCTGGCCGGCCAGGGGGGCGCCTATGTCACAGGCGAGACAATCCAGGTCAACGGCGGGATGTACATGGCCTGA
- the acpP gene encoding acyl carrier protein, with product MSNIEERVKKIIAEQLGVKGDEVTNEASFVEDLGADSLDTVELVMALEEEFETEIPDEEAEKITTVQLAIDYINTHQ from the coding sequence ATGAGCAACATTGAAGAGCGCGTAAAGAAAATCATCGCAGAACAGCTGGGCGTTAAAGGCGACGAAGTGACCAACGAAGCCTCTTTCGTTGAAGATCTTGGCGCTGACTCTCTGGACACTGTAGAGCTGGTTATGGCTCTGGAAGAAGAGTTCGAAACTGAGATTCCTGACGAAGAAGCTGAAAAAATCACCACCGTACAGCTGGCAATCGATTACATTAACACGCACCAGTAA